The following proteins are co-located in the Oryzias melastigma strain HK-1 linkage group LG8, ASM292280v2, whole genome shotgun sequence genome:
- the hmox2b gene encoding heme oxygenase 2 has translation METRGNEDKEGTLSPEDLSEMLAAGTKEVHEKAENTQFVKDFLRGRIRKELFKLGAVALYYTYTAMEEEIERNKDHPQFAPLYFPVELHRHEALARDLEYFYGPEWRNQITCSKATQNYVDRIHQVGREDPVLLVAHAYTRYMGDLSGGQVLKKVAQRAMKLPPTGEGLEFYQFDGIHSAKAFKQLYRSRMNELELDMETKKKLVDEAVKAFHFNMEVFEELEEIGKTIQEDVLDAGMPVHGAMDGDISKCPYYAAKMAASGGTAYMCQMAMAVLRHPTGQVLFATWFAALAGLAAWYLM, from the exons atggaGACGAGAGGGAATGAAGACAAAGAAGGCACTCTCAG TCCAGAGGACCTATCAGAAATGCTCGCAGCAGGGACCAAAGAAGTTCACGAAAAGgcagaaaacacacaatttgttaaagattttctcaGGGGAAGAATCCGCAAAGAGCTCTTCAAg cttggTGCTGTTGCACTTTATTACACATACACCGCCATGGAGGAGGAGATTGAAAGAAACAAAGATCACCCTCAGTTTGCTCCACTTTATTTCCCCGTAGAATTACACCGTCATGAAGCTCTGGCTCGTGACCTCGAGTACTTTTATGGTCCGGAATGGAGGAACCAGATTACGTGCTCCAAAGCCACCCAAAATTACGTAGATCGCATCCACCAGGTCGGGCGGGAAGATCCAGTGTTGCTGGTGGCCCATGCCTACACTCGCTACATGGGCGACCTGTCCGGGGGCCAAGTGCTGAAGAAAGTGGCGCAAAGAGCTATGAAGCTGCCTCCCACTGGAGAGGGCCTGGAGTTCTATCAGTTCGACGGGATCCACAGTGCCAAAGCATTCAAGCAGTTGTACCGAAGTCGGATGAACGAGCTGGAACTGGACATGGAGACGAAAAAGAAACTGGTGGATGAGGCTGTCAAAGCCTTTCACTTCAACATGGAG gtgtttGAAGAGTTGGAAGAAATCGGCAAAACGATCCAAGAGGATGTTTTAGATGCCGGCATGCCAGTTCATGGAGCAATGGATGGAGACATCAGCAAATGTCCATACTACGCTGCCAAAATGG CCGCATCAGGAGGAACAGCCTACATGTGTCAGATGGCCATGGCTGTGCTCCGACACCCAACAGGACAGGTCTTGTTTGCCACCTGGTTTGCTGCCTTGGCTGGATTGGCAGCCTGGTATCTGATGTAA